Part of the Nocardioides perillae genome is shown below.
AGGCCGACGTGCGTACCGGCCACGCCGAAGGGGCCTTGGTCTCCCCCGGGCAGCATGTCCCGGGGCACCTCGTCGACGCGGCCCACCCCCAAAGTCCTGAACAGGTCCCGCCAGGGCACGTACTCCCCGAAGGGCACCAGGTGACGCTTGACGTAGGCGCGACCGACATCGTGCCCGTCGCGCCACACACGCGTCAGGTTCACCGCCGTCCCGGTCCGGGGGCCGTCCTCGATCGTGCCGACCAGAACCGGGGCGTCCACGGCGGCGCTTGCACGAACGAGGTCCGCACGGACGTCCGCGTCCGCGCCGGGATCGACGGCCGTCGAGTTCTCAGGCCAGAGCACCAGGTCGGGCGCGATGGGCACGCCCCCGTCCGCAACCGGCCTGACCGTCCCGCCTGTCCGGCCGATCCCTACCGTGGCCTCGGCCAGCCTGTCGGTGACCTCGCGGTGGTGTGCCGCCAACTGGGTGCCGTCCCCCGGCACGCCGCCTTGCACCACCGCCACGGTGAACGTCTCGGCGTCCGCGACCCATCCTGACCCGAGCGATGCCGGCGGCCACAGCAATGGCGCGGACAGCAGCGTCGCCGAGACCCCGGCGGTGCCCAGCGCTCCAGCGGCCCGAGCCCTGGGTCGCCGGAGCGGGCACCGCAGCCGCCGCACCGTCATGGTCGCCACCCAGGCCGCGAATGAGCCGGACAGGAACACCACCATCGAGGTGCCAGGCACACCGACCAGCGCGAGCCAGCCGGCCCACGGCGCGTCCACCGCCGACCACGCCAGTCGGGGCCACGGGAAGCCGCCCAGCGGCACGCGCGACCACACCTCCTCGCCGAGCACCCACACCACGGCGACCCAGACCGGCCAGCCGGGCCACCGCGCAACCAGGCTCATCGCCGCCCCGGTCAGCCCCACGAACACGCCGACCGCCACCGATGTGACCACCCAGGCCGACAGACCTACTGCTGCCAACCACGGAACCAGGAGAACACTCCAAGCCGTTCCGGTCACGAACCCCAGGAGTGACCCGAGGCGCCCGCCGGCACCGTGGACGCACACTGCCAGCACACCCGCGCCAGCCGGGGCCGCAGCCCACCAGCCGAGCGGCTCAGCAGAAGCCGCGAGGAGCGTCGCTGCCGCGACAGCACCCGCCGAGCGGAGCAGCACCTGGGGGGACACGACGTGCACTCTACTAAGACGCGTAGTAGCGTGACCGGCGACCGCCGCCCCGGCCACGGAGGACCATGCCCGCCACACCTGGTCGCCGTCGTGCACCACGCCCACGTCGGCCTTGGAGCTCTGCTCTCGTCCCCGGCGTGGCCGTGGGCGTCCTCGTGTCGAGCGCGACCGCCTCTGTCTTGACCGGCGCAGCGGGACTGCAGCACGCAGCGCCGACCTCAGTGCAACCGGTGTCCTCACCGGGTGCCGCCGTCGCACCACGCCGAGACGACGCCGACGGGGCTGACCTGCGCGCCCGCCCACACGTGTCGCGTTCCGGTGACCGCGGCCCGACAGCGGCGGACCTGGCGGCGCGCCGGGAGCGAGCGCTGGTGTCGCTCGACGAGCGAGCTGCCGCCTACACGGCGTTCCTGCGCGACAACCGGTGGGGGCTCCCCCTCGCCGACTACGAGCTGACGGCGACGTTCGGCCAGAGCAGCTCGCTGTGGTCATCGGTCCACACCGGTCTCGACTTCGCTGCGCCGACTGGGACGCCGATCCTGTCCGTCGCTCGCGGCACGGTGGCCGAGGCCGGTTGGGCCGGCGCCTACGGCGAGCGGACGGTGGTGGTCGACGCCGACGGCACCGAGTTCTGGTACTGCCACCAGGAGTCGACCTCCGTCTCACCTGGGGAAGACGTTGCTGCCGGCGAGGTCATCGGCACTGTCGGCGCGACGGGCAACGTCACCGGTCCCCACCTCCACCTGGAGGTGCGACCCCGCGGTGGCGCGCCGGTCGACCCCTTCGTCGTGATGGCCGACCGAGGTGCGTCACCGTGAAGTCGAATCGGGCGTGGCGGGAGGCGGTGCTGATCTCTTTGCCGCTGTACCTCGCGGCCCTCGTCGTCGCCTGCGCGCCGACGTCGAGCCCGCTGGGGGGGCCGGGCAGTCGGTCGGACGCCGCGACGTTCGTGGGACCCGTGGACGTCCCACGGGCCGAACCGTGCAGTTCGCTGCTGTCGCGTCCCGCCACACCGGTAGAGCAGGGGTGGACAACGGTCCGGCTGCCGTGCCTGACAGAAGAGGCGGAGGTCGAGGTGGCTGCTCTAGGCGCCGTCGAGGGTGGACCCGTCGTGGTGAACTTGTGGGCGTCGTGGTGCACGCCGTGTCGAGAGGAGATGCCGCGCCTCGAGCAAGCGGCCCGGGAGGCGGCGGACGACGGCGTCCGCTTCGTCGGTGTCGCGACGCGGGACGCGCCCGAGAGGTCAGGCGAGTTCCTCCGCTCGCTCGGGGTCACGTTCCCCCAACTGAGCGACGTGAGCGGCGACCTCCTTGCGGAGCTCGGCGTCCCAGGTCTCCCGGTCACGGTGGCGGTGGCGGGAGGCGCGGTCGTGGGGCAGCACGTCGGACCAGCCTCCGCGCAGGACCTCGCAGACCTGGTCAACGAGGCCCTGGACGCGGAAGTCGCGAGTGAGGCAGCGACCCCGTGAGGACCCCCAGCCAATGGTTCACCGCGATGGTCGCAGGCCTCGCGTCGGTCGCCCTCCTGGCAGCGACCGCTTCGCCCGCAGACGCGCACAGCGCGCTGGAGTCGAGCTCACCCACCGCCGGTGCGCAGCTGAGGTCGGCGCCGGACACCATCGAGCTCCGCTTCAACGAGCCGGTGCTCGCCGACTATGCGAGAGCCTCGGTCTCCGTCGGCGAGGGGGCCCCGACAACGCTGTCGCTCGAGGTGACCGGGGCGGTGGTCGTGGCCGATACGGCCGAGGTGCGAACGCCGACAGGCGAGCGCTCCATCCCGTGGACGCTGCGCTACCGTGTCGTGTCCGCCGACGGCCATCCCATCACCGGCGAGCTCCGGTTCGCGGTCGCGCCAGCACCGCCGGCGCCGGACACGACAAGGTCGGCGGCTCCCGAGGACGGCGGCGCCGCGCGCACGGAGGACATCCAAGCACCACCCGAACCGGATCAGCTGAAATCCACGTCTTGGTGGTGGTGGACCCCCCTAGCGCTCCTGCTGGCAGGCGTCGCACTGACCCTCCGCCGGCTTACGCGAGGCCGAACCTAGAACACCCGCGACAACTAGCGGTCCCGCCCGAACGGCGCTGTGGCTCGCGCTCCACGACGGTCGGGGCTCACACATTGGGCGGCTCGCGTGCCACAGCGGCCCGTCGGCACATGGTCAGCGACACGCCGGGACGGAGAGCACCGCCCGGCCTGCCGCCGCGGAGGCCCAAGTTCGAGGACCGAGCGCGTTGGTCATGGTGGGACCGGCAGGAGCCGCACCGCGGGTCCGCGCGCTGCTGTCGACTCCGGGAACGCCAAATTTTGCCCGCAGAAAAAATTGGGGCTGCACGAACGCCCCCCGCCCCCTCGGCGCGAAGTGGACAGGGGGGGCCTGAGCGGTGGTCGGTGACACCGCCCGCCCCTCCGAGAGCCACCTCGTTTCCCGTCGGTCTACTCGGCCGAGCCCGGCGCCGGACTGCGCGCGACCTCCGACGAGTCTGGGGCACACCTACTCGAGGTGGGCTCGACTTTGGGCGGGCCCGTCTCCCACGTCTTCGTCGGCAGACATGCTGAGACCCCAGAGCGTTCTCAGCCCCGAACGCCAGGCACCGGCCAGCCCGGCCTACGCAACTGTTCGGTTGCGTAAGAAGCGGGCGTCCGTCAAGATGAACCAGTGCGGGTGATCGGGTACATCAGGGTCAGCACCGACGACCAGGCTCGTAGCGGGCTAGGTCTGGAGGCGCAGGAGCAGACGTTGCGCCAGGCCGCTGCGCGAGAAGGCTGGGACTTGGTGGACCTCGTGGTCGACGAGGGTCGCAGCGCCAAGAGTCTCGACCGGAAGGGGTTGCTGGACGCCGTCGCCCGTGTCGCCGCCGGCGAGGCGGAGACGATCGCCGTCGCCAAGCTCGATCGCCTGACCAGGTCCCTGGTCGGGCTCGCCGACTTGCTGGAGTGGGGCGAGCGGGTGGGAGCCAGCATTGTTGCCCTCGACCTCGGCTTGGACACGTCGACCAGCACCGGCCGCTTGGTGGCGCGCATCATGGCATCAGTCGGCGAGTGGGAACGCGAGCAGATCAGCGACCGGACTCGAGCGGCCGCCGCGGTAAAGCGCGACAAGGGCGAGCGGATCAGCCGCGGCTCGGTGCGCGACTCCAACCCCAGTCTCGCTCGTCGGATCGCCGCGGCCCGCGAGGCGGGTGAGACCTGGCAGACCATCGCGGACGCCCTGAACGAGGAACAGGTGCCGACCGTGCGCGGTGGCGCGTGCTGGCGGGTGTCATCGGTGCAGGCCGCAGGCGGGTACCGACGGCCGACCTCCCGCACCGCGCGCGTCGAGTTGCCGACCCCTCCGCGCCGACGACGCTAGGTGTTCGATCTTCAGGCGTCACCGTGGAGTGGGGCCGGGGAGATACTTCGGGGACCAGGGCGCCTCGTCGCGCCTCGCCTCGCCAGCGGCACGCAGCCCTGCTGCGGCGCCCCGGAGGTACCGCGAGTCTCGGGCGTTGGCCTCGATGGACCCGGCCTCGACCTCGCCCGCGACTAGGTCCAAGATGCGCGCCGCATCTAGGTAGTCGTCGCGGGTCATGGGGCCATCATGCCGGGCGGCGCGTCCTCGGACGGGAGGAGATGCGTCTTCGACGACTCGACCACCCTGCTGCGACTCAGGCGACGGCGTCGAACGGTGACCTCGACGACACCTCCTGGAGTGGTCGTGCGGGTCACGACCTGCTCCGTGATGAACAACTTGCTCGCCGCCGCGCGGCGGCGGCGACGGCGATGGTCGACGCGGGCCGCGTACAGAGACTCCGGCGCCAAGGCAGCGCCCGCGACCTGGACCAGCAGGCCGGGCAGGCCGGGATCGGAGTCGTCGATCGCCGATGCGATCCGGGTAAGGGTGGATACCCGCGTGCGCCGCTCCCCGCGCTCGAGGCGACGAAGACTCCGGGCGGCGAGTCCGGCACGCGCGGCGACGTGGCCCTGGGCGAGGCCACGCTCCTGCCTCAGCGCCACCAACAGTAGCCCCAGTGTTCGCGCCGCCGCACGCTCCTCCTCGTCGAGGGGTCGACGCCCCGGGTCCCCTGGGCTCGCCGGGTCTTGCCGGGGCGGTGCCGGACCCACTGCGCGCGCGGGACACCCGCCAGCGGTCCAACAACTACAGTCCCTCGCCGTCGTGCACGGCTCGAGGGGGGTTTCCACCCCTGCACCTTGCCTGTTGAGCCGAGCAACGTCGCGGGCTCAGCGGGGCGCAACGTCACCCCAGGACGCAAGCCACTGGACCCTGGCGTACTCCGCCGGTGCCGCCCACCAACCGTTGCCCCCGCCCTGCCCATCCGCACCTGCCGGTCCGTACTGTCCACCGGCCGAGCGTGCTCCCCGTCTCTCGTCGGACGAGCGGCCCGTCGGCTCCTACGCTCAAGTACGGCGCGCTGCCCGAGGGCAGTAGCCGGCCGATGAGTCGGCCTGGGGGCCTCCTCGACCAGCACGACCTCCGCACCAGGATGGTGGCCGCCATCTCGGGCCGCGGCATGCGGGTGCTGCACCTGACTAAGGACAACGAGGTCGATGGCTCGGCGCAGCCTTGGTCGCTGGAGGCGGCGGAGCGGCCCTACATGGTGGCCATCGGCAACGCAAACGGCCGCTTCACCACGGTGGCGCTCGACTTCGACGCCAAGCGCGGCGAGCCCGGTGACGCCGACCGCCACGCCGGCATCGTGATGGACCTCTTCGCTGATGCTGGTATGCCCGCGGTTCTTGCTCGCAGCGGTCCGACCGGTGGGCGCCACGTGCTGCTCAGCATCGCGGGCTATGGCCTCCCCGTCGAGAGCGGGCGTCTCATGGTCACCAGGCTGCGCGCACTCGGGTTGACCAGCTTGGACCCCTCCTGCATGAGCAGCGTGCGCTCAGGCATCAGGCCACCCGGCGCACCTCACCGGCGCGGGGGACGCTCCGAGGTGGTCGGCGACCCCGCCGAGGCCCTTGCTCGCCTCCGCCGCGACCGGTCCGACACCCCGGGCGCGGCCGATCTCAACGACTTCATCGACGCCCTCGCTCTCCCCAGCGACATGCGTGCCCCCCTGCGGCGCCCTCGGGCGACGACCGACGGCCATAGCGAGGTGGTGCTCGCGGACCGCTCGGCACAGCTCCAGCGGTACGCGACTGAGGTGGTGGCCGGTGGTGGCGACCTCAACCGGCTGCGAGCCTTCCTCGCCGCACTGCCTGCCGACGACGCCGCGGCGCAACACCTGGCCGAGAAGTCCCCGCGAGGCCGCGACGCCGCCCTCACCCGCTCGCACAAGAAGGCGGTGCAGTGGCTCGCCGAGAACCCCGCGGCGTACCAGGGCCAGGTCGACGACCAGGCCGTCATCGCCGCCTGGAGGGAGCGCGACCTGGCGTCCCTGGCCGCCCCGCTCGGCCCTGTGGCCGTCGTCTTGCCCGTCATGGCCGAGCAGCACCGGCAGCGCCTGGTGGGCACGAGCACGCGAGCACTGGCCGAGAGGACCGCGCTCTCCGAGGCAAGCGCGAGGCGGGGGCTGGCCAAGGCCGTGGAGGTCGGCATGCTCGAGGTGGCCGATGCCGGCAAGGGCGCCCGGGCCCGGCGGTACCGGCTGAACCCCCCGGAGCAGTGGGACGCGGCGGTGCGTGACGCAGTAGGCCCCTCCCCTGTCAAGGGGGGCGTGAGGAGGCCTACTGCGTCACCGACCGCCGCAACCGCCGCCGACCTGGCCCGCGAGGTCGGGAACGAGGTCTGGTACGCCGAGGCCCTGGGTCAGCGGGTGCGCCAGGTCTACCTCGCGCTGCACGAGTGTTCGGCCGCGGGCGACCCCGCCCCGACCGCCGCCGTCGCGCAGAGGGTCAGCAAGAGTCCCCGGCAGGTGCGCGACGACCTCACGCTCCTCGCCCACCACGGCCTCGCCCGGCAGCTCGGCCGAGCGGGCTGGGTCTCGGAGTACCGCGACCCGCGAGACATCGTCGTCGAGCTCGGGGCCGCCGGTGTCGCCCATCAGCGCCGCCGGCAGCACGCCGACCAGCGGCAGTCCTACCTGCTCGAGGTGATCCGGCATCGGTTGCACCGCAAGTTCGGCGCCCCGCCCGCCCCCGTCGAGATTGCCCCCGCCGGGCCCTCGTGCCGTGCGACGAGGGATCAGGGCGTTTTCGAGGGGGATCGAGGCCCCCTGCCGGGGCGGAAGCCGATGCGAGCGAGTGCGGCGAGCTGCTCATCGCGCCGCGCTCGCAGGTCCTCGGACATCTCGCGCCAGACGACCTCGACTCGGCTGGCGTCCAAGCCGCGGCCGCGCCGTTCAGTGTGCGAGATGCGTACCGCCTCGACCTGCCCCAGGAGCAGTTGGCGGCGCGCCTCGGTGTCCCCTGCGCGCGCCCAGTCCTCGCGCAAGGTGGAGGAGGACACGCGGTAGGTGGGCTCCGTCTTCACACCCGCCTCTGCGTCCGCGCGCGCCTGCTTCTGGGCTCGCAGCCGTTCGGTCAAAGAGGCTAGGTCCGCGCCGTCCTCCTGCATCAGGTCCAAGGTCAACCTGATCTCCGCCTGAATGTTCTCGAGCAGCGTTCGATCGGGGCCGGCGGAGGCGACGGTGACCGTCACTCCCCGCTCCTCCCCCCGCTCCGCGAGCACAACATCGACGACGTGTTGTTCCAGGCTGGGGCGGTTGATGCCCACAGGTCGGGGGCATCCCTTCTGCTGGCACCTGTACTGGTGGTACTTCGAGGCGGCGGTCGCGCGGTACATCAGCCCCCCGCAGGAAGCGCAGCGGACGATGCCGTAGAGCAGAGCCACGTCCCTGCCCGCCCGTGGCCGAGAACCCGGCTGCTTGGCCCGGTCCAACATGGCGAGGAGTTGGCGGCGCTCCTCGACGCTGATGATGGCCACATCGGTGTCGACTACGGGCAGCCCGTCGTCCCCGCGGAGTACATCGCCCCGGACGGGGGTCATGCCCGCGAGCACCGGTGAACGGAGGATGGCTTCGACCGACGCGTCGTGCCAGTTCGCATGCTGCTGGTCGGCCTCCAGCCCGCCTCCCGCGGGGCGGCGTGGTCGGGTTGGCACCCCGGTCTCGGTGAGCCACTTGGTCAACGAGTAGAGACTCGCGCCCGCAAGGGCTCGATCCACGAGGACTTCGACGACCTCGACGCGGTCGGGGTCCTTCTCGAGGACGTACCCGGGCTCCGGCGAGGCGTTGCGGTTCCGCCAGCCGAAGGGTGGCCGCCCCCCCGTACGACGCCCCGCTTTCATGAGCGCCGCCCGGGAGGCGCGAACACGGGCCGAGATCGCCGCGGCCTCCATCTCCGCGAAGACCGCCATCATTGTCGCGAAGGCGCGACCCTGGGGGTCGGTCATGTCGATCGGGTCCTCGACGGCTACCAGGCCAGCGCCCCGACCCCGAAGCATCTCGTCGGCGTGAAGGAAGTCGAGTACGTTGCGCGCCAGGCGGTCGACCTTCCAGACGATCACGGCATCGATGGGCTGCGGCGAGTCAAGCAACGACCGCCAGCCCGGACGGTCCTCGGGCCGGTGCTTGGTCGCACTCACGCCCTCGTCCTTCTTCTCGTCGACAATCTCCCAGCCGCGGGATCGGGCGTACTGTCGACCTGCCTCGAACTGTCGGTCGATCGACACGGACTCTTCGGTCGAGACAGACAGACGGGCGTACAGCGCGACACGACGGACCTGACCATCCATGAGGGGAACGTACTACGTTGGAACCTCACTTCCGCCAGCAGTACCTCGCGAAGAACCCGTTCGGCTACCGCTGCCACGCCAACACCGGCGTGCGCTTCCCCGAGACGGCCTGACGTCGAAGCGACCGAGACCGACCTCCGCATGGTGAGCGTCGACGAGCCGCACAGCGCCGGCGGTGGGCCCCCTGGTGGGCGCCCTGGTGTGCCTCGTGGTGGGCCCCGCACCGTGGTGCTGTGCGGTTCGGTGCGCTTCCGGGACACCTTCGTCCGGGTCGCAGCCGAGCTGACGCGCGCCGGGCACACGGTGCTGTTGCCGACCTTCCTCGAGCCGGGTGCGGAGCTCGGAGCCGACAATCGCGCCCGGCTGGGCCGCGCGCACCTCGCACGTGTCGCGACCGCCGACGAGGTCCTCGTGGTCGACGTGGGCGGCCACGTCGGGGAGAGCACCCGCCGCGAGATCGCCCACGCCCGCTCCCGCGGGGTGCCGGTGCGGTTCCTGGAGGGGGACGGTCGGTCTGCCGGGGCTGGTTCGCTGGGCGCCACCTGATCCTCGAAGCCGTGGAGCGGCCTTGTCCGGTGGTCGCGCAGGGCCGATGCCACCGCCCGGTGGTCGAGCAGGGGCCGCCAGGCCCGTGTCGAGACCCCCGCACCGAGGGGCCCGAGGGGGCCAGGCAGCACTAGGAGCCCGTCACCCCGGGGGTGGAGTGCGGGCTGTCGTCGCGTGCTAGACCAAGGAGCCCGTGGCACGCCGCCTTCGTTGGTCGAGCAGGGCCGCCAGGCCCGTGTCGAGACCACCGTGAGGTTCGAGCAGCGCGTCAGTCCGCGGGTGCGGGTGGACCGGTGTCGGCCTCGTGCGGCGGAGCAGCATCACGGGACGGCCCGGCGTCGGGTGGTCCGGTGTCATGCGCGAGGGGTCCGTCGAGTGGCCCGTCGAGTGGTCGGGTGCCGGTGTGGTCGCGCAGGTAGTGCGCCCCGTGCGGTGACCGCCAGAGCCAGGCGCCGGCGCCTGCGGGTGTGAGGGTCCAGTGGGTGGCGGCGTGGCCGTGGGTCTTCAACCGGTGGTGCGGCCGGCACAGCGGCGCGATGTTGCACGAGCAGGTCGGCCCACCCGCATCCGGGACGGCAGGGTCGAAGGGGACGGCGTGGTCGTGGTCGCACCTGCGGGCGGCGCGTCCGCACCACGGGAACACGCACGCCAGGTGGGTCAGAGCCGTCTGGTGGGCCAGGCGGCGTGGCACCTCGTAGGCCTCGGTGTGCACCGCTTCCGCGAGGTCGATCACGGGCAGCACCGTGACGTGCGGCGCCACCCCGTCGATGCCGGCGGTGGTGAGCCAGTCGCGGATCGCGGTCGCCGACACCGGTGCCCGGGTCTCCTCCACCCGACCCACCGCCCCGTCCCCGGCAGCCAGACGACCGGGAAACATCGAGGTGCGCAGCACCGCGTCGGACAGGTGCAGGTGCAGCAGATACCTCCGTCGCTGCCGCGGCGACGACCGACCCGCAGGAGTCTCGGGGGTCTCGACACGCTCGCCAGGGCTCGCTGCTCGACCCCCGCCCGCGGTCACCAGCTCGAGGGTGCCCTGCGCGGACGCGCCGTCAGAGCCACGGACCACGAGGTTCAGCAGCGCCTGCGCCGACAACGGTCCCGGCTCAGCCGTGGCACCCAGGGCACGCAGCCGCTGCTTCTCCTCCGTGACGGCGTCGTGGATGGCGATCCCGTCGGGCAGGTCGAAACACCCGCTCGCGTCCACCGTCCCCGTCAAGTCATCGCCGGGACGACCGTCGAGGTGCACCTCGAACCGCCGCTGCTCGCGGGCCTCGGCCCGGGCCAGCTCCGCCTCATCGGGCATGAACCGCGCCAACGCTTCCGCGACCAGCCGCTCCAGCGCGGTGACACCGATGGTCTGCGCCACCGGTGCCACGTGGCGGTCCACCCACCCGGCTGCCTCAGGGGTCAGGTCTCTGCCGAGCACCATCCGCGCAACCAATCGGGCACGCCACCCGTCCACCCGATGCGCCTGCACCGCGTCCCACAACCGGGGCAGGAGGTGGCGGCACACGAGTGCTTGGCCGAGGTAGGCGGCACCCGAGGCTGTGGACCGCCCCAGCCGGGACGCGAACTCCGCCACCGCGAACTCCGTCACCCCCGGCCCATAGGCACCGGCAATCTTGAGTGCGGTGTCGCCATAGGTACCGGCCACCGTCGCCGCATCGAGGGCGTCGGCGGGGTGCAGGTCCGCCCACGCACACGCAGCCCGCATCAGCTCCGCGTCGACCACGCGGGCGTCGGCGACCAGCGCGCCGGCATGATCGAGCACCGCGATCGCGGTGTCGAGCTCGGGTGCCGGGCTGGTGGTCATGAGAGGAGTCAAGCAGCCACCACCGACAGTCACCGGCGGCGTGGATCCGGCTGTGGACAACAGATCCGGGGCGCCGGCCTGTGCACGGGATGTGGGTCTCGAGACGGCCCGAGCGGGCCTCCTCGACCAGCCGAGCACCACGTCGGTGGGCGGGTCACCGGGTCTCGACACGCTCGTCAACGCTCGATGCTCGACCAGCGGTGGAACAGGTCGGTGGGCCCGTCACCGGGTCTCGACACGCTCGATGCTCGACCAGCGGGGGGCGCTGCGGTCAGACCTCGCGCTCCATCCAGACGGAGTCGGGCCAGCCCTCGCGGCGGCCGGGTTCGCGGGCGGCCTCGCGGAAGCCGTGGCGAGCGTAGAAGGTGGCGGCGCGGAGGTTGCCGTCGACGTACTCCAGACGCACCCGACGCCCCGGAGGCACCACGGCCAAGAGCGCCTGCAGGACCTGCCCGCCGAGGCCGTCGGCCTGGTGGTCGGGGCGCACGTAGAGCCGCCAGATGACCGGCACCTCCGGAGCCAGGTCGACGTTGCCGGTGCCCACGACCAGCCAGCCCTGCTCGTCGGCGACCTCCGCCACGACGTACGTCGTCTGCGCGAGGCTCTCCTCGACGGCCTCGACCGACCACAGCCGCTCGAGGCCGTCGCGCACGTAGGCCTCGCCCGCGAAGGCGTAGGTGGCAGGCCACGCGGCGTGGCCGACGCGGCGGATCGCGTCGCGGTCCGCGGGTGTCGCGCGCCGCACGCGCACCGCACCCGGTGCCGGCTGGTCTGCCATGGCCCCAGCCTCCCAGAGACCTGGCGGCCCGGAAGGGTGACCCCTTGCCCCGCCCGCGATGATGGGGGGTGTGACCGAGCTCCCGCGCAAGGCAGCAGCCCGCACCGCCCGGCTCGCGGCGCTGCCGCTGGGCTACGCCGGCCGCAACGCCGTGGGGCTGGGCAAGCGCCTCGCCGGGCGCCCGGGCGAGGCGGTGATGAGCGAGATCCAGCAGCGCACCGCGGAGCAGCTCTTCCGCACCCTCGGCGAGCTCAAGGGTGGTGCGATGAAGCTCGGCCAGGCGTTGTCGGTCTTCGAGTCGGTGCTGCCCGAGGAGATGGCCGGTCCCTACCGCGAGCAGCTGACCCGGCTGCAGGACTCCGCCCCGCCGATGCCGACCAGCACCGTGCGCTCGATCCTCGCGGCCGAGCTCGGCGCCGACTGGCAGGAGCGGTTGGTGTGGCTCGACGGCGGGCCCACCGCGTCGGCCTCCATCGGCCAGGTGCACAAGGGCCGCTGGCACGACGGCCGCGAGGTCGCGGTCAAGGTGCAGTACCCCGGCGCCGGCGACGCCCTGCGCTCCGACCTCAAGCAGCTGATCCGCCTCGCGCGCACGATCGGGCCGGCCTTCCCCGGCGTCGAGATCAAGCCGCTGGTCGCCGAGATGCAGGCCCGCACCGAGGAGGAGCTCGACTACCGCCTCGAGGCCGAGGCGCAGCGCACCTTCGCCGAGGCCTTCCGCGACGACCCCCACATCGCCGTGCCCGACGTCGTCGCGGTCGGCGAGACGGTGCTCGTCACCGAGTGGCTGGAGAGCCCCTCCTCGCTCGCCGCCGTCATCCGCGACGGCACGCAGGAAGAGCGCGACCACTACGGCGAGCTCTACGTCCGCTTCCTCTTCGAGGGCCCGCGCCGCACCGGCCTGCTCCACGCCGACCCCCACCCCGGCAACTTCCGCGTGCTGCCCGGGCCCGGCGGGGAGCCGGGCCGCATGGGCGTCCTCGACTACGGCGCCGTCGCGCGGCTGCCGGAGGGCCGGCTGCCCGACGCGATGGGCCGGCTCATCCGCGTCGCCTCCGAGGAGGACAGCGCCGGGCTGATGGCCGGGCTGCGCCGCGA
Proteins encoded:
- a CDS encoding HNH endonuclease signature motif containing protein, which gives rise to MTTSPAPELDTAIAVLDHAGALVADARVVDAELMRAACAWADLHPADALDAATVAGTYGDTALKIAGAYGPGVTEFAVAEFASRLGRSTASGAAYLGQALVCRHLLPRLWDAVQAHRVDGWRARLVARMVLGRDLTPEAAGWVDRHVAPVAQTIGVTALERLVAEALARFMPDEAELARAEAREQRRFEVHLDGRPGDDLTGTVDASGCFDLPDGIAIHDAVTEEKQRLRALGATAEPGPLSAQALLNLVVRGSDGASAQGTLELVTAGGGRAASPGERVETPETPAGRSSPRQRRRYLLHLHLSDAVLRTSMFPGRLAAGDGAVGRVEETRAPVSATAIRDWLTTAGIDGVAPHVTVLPVIDLAEAVHTEAYEVPRRLAHQTALTHLACVFPWCGRAARRCDHDHAVPFDPAVPDAGGPTCSCNIAPLCRPHHRLKTHGHAATHWTLTPAGAGAWLWRSPHGAHYLRDHTGTRPLDGPLDGPLAHDTGPPDAGPSRDAAPPHEADTGPPAPAD
- a CDS encoding GNAT family N-acetyltransferase, translating into MADQPAPGAVRVRRATPADRDAIRRVGHAAWPATYAFAGEAYVRDGLERLWSVEAVEESLAQTTYVVAEVADEQGWLVVGTGNVDLAPEVPVIWRLYVRPDHQADGLGGQVLQALLAVVPPGRRVRLEYVDGNLRAATFYARHGFREAAREPGRREGWPDSVWMEREV
- a CDS encoding ABC1 kinase family protein — protein: MGGVTELPRKAAARTARLAALPLGYAGRNAVGLGKRLAGRPGEAVMSEIQQRTAEQLFRTLGELKGGAMKLGQALSVFESVLPEEMAGPYREQLTRLQDSAPPMPTSTVRSILAAELGADWQERLVWLDGGPTASASIGQVHKGRWHDGREVAVKVQYPGAGDALRSDLKQLIRLARTIGPAFPGVEIKPLVAEMQARTEEELDYRLEAEAQRTFAEAFRDDPHIAVPDVVAVGETVLVTEWLESPSSLAAVIRDGTQEERDHYGELYVRFLFEGPRRTGLLHADPHPGNFRVLPGPGGEPGRMGVLDYGAVARLPEGRLPDAMGRLIRVASEEDSAGLMAGLRREGFVKERINLDPDLVLDYLAPFVEPTRVERFRFSREWIREQFQRINDPRSEGYTIAIKLNLPPSYLLIHRTWLGGIGVLCQLGAEAPFRQIMEESLPGFADAS